From the Ruminiclostridium josui JCM 17888 genome, one window contains:
- a CDS encoding glycosyl hydrolase family 95 catalytic domain-containing protein: MKINMKIIRRFGAAILAGVLITSGNLQFCGYKSLAASQDTVETEETSLQDNDLKLFYNTMAGSNFSGNPYDNNESFYKALPLGNGRIGAMVYGNYPDERIDLNEATFWSSGPGNNNRAGAANSLKTAQDQLFAGQYKNGSTTIANSMIGGGEAKYQSIGNLKLSFGHNSVSNYSRQLDMNTGVVSSDYTYNGKNYHRESFVSYPDQVMVTKISCSSPGSISLTAEYESSLTGQYTVSTSGNDTLVMNGHGDSDNGIPYAVWFSTRSKIINTNGSVSANNNQISVTNADSVVILTSIRTNFVDYKTCNGDEKGKATTDITKASAKSYDTLYNSHVADYQNLFKRVDVDLGGSDSENSKPMGQRISEFSSTNDPKLVKVLFQYGRYLMICASRDSQPMNLQGIWNKFRNPAWGCKMTTNINYEMNYWPAFTTNLAECFEPFVEKAKELQAPGNETARVHYNISNGWVLHHNTDLWNRTAPIDGEWGFWPTGAGWISNMLYDAYNFNQDTEYLNEIYPVIRGAADFLQTLMQSKSINGQNYQVICPSTSPEVTLPGNSGGQGAYNSYGVTMDNGISRELFKDVIQASKILNVDSTFRSTLQSKFSQIKPNTIGSWGQLQEWAYDWDSQTEKNRHISFAYDLFPGFEISKRKTPSIANAVIKSLNARGDEGTGWSEAWKLNCWARLEDGAHAYNLVKLLISPVNKNGRLYDNLWDAHPPFQIDGNFGFTSGIAEMLLQSHNNEIQLLPALPSQWSTGHANGLCARGNFTVTNMNWENGVLKSATIKSNSGNVCNVRYGNKTISFPTKKGYSYQLNESLQLVEPNTVLTNVALNKTTTASGANPSEEGGKAVDGSATSKWCHDKGMSGEWLQVDLGAKYDISRWVVKHAGVAEAIRYNTRDFTLQKSDDGFTWSDVDAVYGNQENITDRNVPTFSTRYVRLYINTATQDNSGGARIYELELWGKPSIDIPKSAFSQIEAEEFSGQYGVQTETCSEGGLDVGFIENEDFTVYSNIDFGEGAQSFQARVASATSGGNIEIRLDSIDGPLVGTCPVQGTGDWQTWSDVTCNVSGASGKHDLYLKFIGGSGYLFNINWFKFSNAPIVTGKPGDINNDGQIDAIDLLLLKKYLLGLDTTENMELADLDGNGEVNAIDYSLLKKYLLEQ; the protein is encoded by the coding sequence ATGAAGATTAATATGAAAATTATCAGGAGATTCGGTGCTGCTATCTTGGCAGGGGTGTTAATTACAAGTGGAAATTTGCAGTTTTGTGGATATAAATCACTGGCTGCTTCTCAAGACACCGTTGAAACAGAAGAGACTTCTCTTCAGGATAACGACTTAAAATTATTTTACAACACCATGGCGGGAAGTAACTTTTCAGGCAACCCGTACGATAATAATGAATCATTTTACAAGGCATTACCCCTTGGAAACGGGCGTATTGGTGCAATGGTTTACGGGAACTATCCTGATGAGCGAATTGATTTGAACGAGGCTACTTTTTGGAGCAGCGGTCCTGGCAACAATAATAGAGCCGGAGCAGCAAATTCATTAAAAACTGCCCAGGACCAATTGTTTGCTGGCCAATATAAAAATGGTAGTACCACTATTGCTAATAGCATGATAGGTGGCGGGGAAGCAAAGTATCAATCAATCGGGAATTTAAAACTTTCATTTGGACACAATTCTGTTTCTAATTACTCAAGACAGCTAGACATGAATACAGGGGTTGTTTCAAGTGATTATACATATAATGGGAAAAATTATCACAGAGAGTCATTTGTAAGCTATCCTGACCAGGTAATGGTAACAAAAATATCTTGTAGTTCGCCGGGCTCAATATCTCTCACTGCTGAATATGAATCTTCACTTACCGGCCAGTATACCGTTTCTACCTCAGGTAATGACACCTTAGTAATGAATGGGCACGGGGATTCTGACAATGGTATTCCATATGCGGTTTGGTTTTCAACACGTTCCAAAATTATTAATACAAATGGTTCAGTCTCTGCTAATAACAACCAAATATCAGTTACAAATGCAGATTCAGTAGTTATTCTTACCTCTATCCGTACAAATTTTGTTGATTACAAAACTTGTAACGGAGATGAGAAAGGAAAAGCCACTACGGATATTACAAAGGCTTCGGCAAAATCATATGATACCTTATATAACAGTCATGTTGCAGACTATCAGAACTTGTTCAAACGGGTGGACGTTGATTTAGGCGGCAGTGACAGCGAAAACAGTAAACCTATGGGACAACGTATATCTGAATTTAGCAGCACAAATGACCCGAAACTGGTAAAGGTACTTTTCCAATATGGAAGATATTTAATGATATGTGCCTCCCGGGATTCACAGCCAATGAATCTTCAGGGAATATGGAATAAATTCCGTAATCCTGCATGGGGATGTAAGATGACCACTAATATAAACTATGAAATGAATTACTGGCCTGCCTTTACTACAAATCTAGCGGAGTGTTTTGAGCCATTCGTTGAAAAGGCTAAAGAACTTCAGGCTCCCGGCAATGAAACTGCCCGTGTTCATTACAACATATCAAACGGATGGGTATTACACCACAACACCGATTTATGGAACAGAACAGCTCCTATTGATGGTGAATGGGGGTTCTGGCCAACAGGTGCTGGTTGGATTTCTAACATGCTGTATGATGCATACAACTTTAATCAGGATACTGAATATTTAAATGAAATATATCCAGTAATAAGGGGTGCAGCAGATTTTTTGCAAACACTAATGCAGTCCAAAAGTATTAACGGACAAAATTATCAGGTTATCTGTCCGAGTACTTCACCTGAAGTTACACTCCCGGGAAACAGTGGAGGACAAGGTGCATACAACAGCTATGGAGTAACAATGGACAATGGAATCAGCCGGGAACTTTTCAAGGATGTAATTCAGGCATCGAAGATACTTAATGTCGATTCTACATTTCGTTCCACCCTCCAATCAAAGTTTTCACAGATTAAACCTAATACGATTGGAAGTTGGGGACAATTGCAAGAATGGGCTTATGACTGGGATAGCCAGACAGAAAAAAACCGCCATATTTCCTTTGCCTACGACTTATTCCCGGGATTTGAAATAAGCAAACGGAAAACACCTTCTATTGCCAATGCAGTAATTAAATCCTTAAATGCTCGTGGAGATGAAGGGACAGGCTGGTCTGAAGCGTGGAAGTTAAATTGCTGGGCAAGGCTGGAGGACGGAGCCCATGCATACAATCTTGTTAAACTGCTTATTTCACCTGTTAATAAAAACGGGCGACTCTATGATAACTTGTGGGATGCACATCCTCCTTTCCAGATAGACGGAAACTTCGGATTTACTTCAGGAATAGCAGAAATGCTTTTACAAAGTCATAATAATGAAATTCAACTTTTGCCGGCTTTGCCAAGCCAGTGGTCAACGGGACATGCCAATGGCCTTTGTGCCCGTGGAAATTTCACTGTTACAAATATGAATTGGGAAAATGGTGTTTTAAAGAGTGCTACTATTAAATCAAATTCAGGGAATGTATGTAACGTACGTTACGGTAACAAAACCATAAGTTTCCCCACCAAGAAAGGATACTCTTATCAGTTGAATGAATCATTACAATTGGTAGAACCCAATACAGTCCTGACAAATGTAGCTTTGAATAAGACTACCACTGCTTCAGGTGCAAATCCCAGTGAAGAGGGCGGAAAAGCTGTAGATGGTTCAGCTACTTCCAAATGGTGTCATGATAAGGGTATGAGCGGTGAATGGCTGCAAGTTGATCTTGGCGCAAAGTATGACATCAGCCGTTGGGTTGTGAAACATGCCGGCGTCGCTGAAGCAATTAGATATAATACCAGGGATTTTACTCTTCAGAAAAGTGATGACGGGTTTACTTGGTCTGATGTTGATGCTGTTTATGGGAATCAAGAAAATATAACAGATAGAAATGTTCCGACTTTTAGTACAAGATATGTCCGCCTATATATTAATACAGCCACTCAGGATAACTCCGGCGGTGCCAGAATTTATGAACTTGAACTCTGGGGCAAGCCAAGTATTGATATTCCTAAATCTGCATTTTCACAAATAGAAGCAGAAGAGTTCAGCGGCCAATACGGAGTACAAACTGAAACTTGCAGTGAAGGTGGACTGGATGTTGGATTTATTGAAAATGAAGACTTTACTGTTTATAGCAATATTGATTTCGGAGAAGGTGCCCAAAGCTTTCAGGCACGAGTAGCAAGCGCTACTAGCGGGGGAAATATTGAAATCAGACTTGACAGTATTGACGGTCCCCTGGTAGGAACTTGTCCCGTTCAAGGAACAGGTGATTGGCAGACCTGGTCTGATGTAACTTGCAATGTCAGCGGAGCAAGTGGCAAACATGATTTATACCTGAAATTTATCGGGGGCAGCGGATATCTGTTTAACATTAACTGGTTCAAATTCAGCAATGCGCCTATTGTAACTGGGAAACCCGGAGACATAAATAACGACGGACAAATAGATGCAATAGATTTACTATTACTTAAAAAATATCTATTGGGATTAGATACAACAGAAAATATGGAATTGGCTGATTTGGATGGAAATGGAGAGGTTAATGCAATTGATTATTCACTGCTGAAGAAATACCTCTTAGAACAATAA